In Longimicrobiaceae bacterium, the DNA window CAGCGCCATGTCCTCGGCGCCGAACTCCGGCCACGCCTCGCCGAACACCTCGCGCAGCTCCTCGGGATACGTGCCGAAGAAGACGGGGTCCAGGTACTGCCGGTTCATGTACGCGTCGGCCCGGCGCACCGCGTCCAGGTCCGCCGGCGAGTCGCTCGCGGCCACCTTGGGCTCCAGGTTCACCACCAGGCCGATGCGGTTCTTGCCCTCGGCCCGGTACGCCTGCACCGCCGCGCCGTGGGCACGCATCAGGTTGTGCGTGGCGATGGGCGCCTCGAAGAGGTTGCGGTGGCCGGGCGCCAGGGCGCCGTGCAGGTAGCCGCCGTCGGTGACCACCCACGGCTCGTTGAGGGTCGCCCACATCGTCACGCGGTCGTCCAGCGTGCGGTACGCCTCGCGGGCGTAGTCGGCGAACCAGTTCGCCACGTCTCGGTTCAGCCAGCCGCCGCGGTCGTCCAGCGCCGCCGGCAGGTCCCAGTGGTACAGCGTGACGGCGGGGGCGATGCCGTGCTCCAGCAGCGCGTCCACCAGCCGGTCGTAGAAGGCCAGGCCCGCGGCGTTCACGCGACCCGTGCCCTCCGGCAGCACGCGGCTCCACGACATGCTGAAGCGGTAGGCGGTGAGGCCCAGGTCCGCCATCATCCGCACGTCGTCTCGCCAGCGGCGGTAATGGTCGCAAGCCACGTCGCCCGTCTGCCCCTCGTGCGTGCGGCCCGGCGAGTGGCTGAAGCGCTGCCAGATGCTGGGGCCCG includes these proteins:
- a CDS encoding GH1 family beta-glucosidase, producing MSDSREFPAGFLWGAATSAYQIEGSPLADGAGPSIWQRFSHSPGRTHEGQTGDVACDHYRRWRDDVRMMADLGLTAYRFSMSWSRVLPEGTGRVNAAGLAFYDRLVDALLEHGIAPAVTLYHWDLPAALDDRGGWLNRDVANWFADYAREAYRTLDDRVTMWATLNEPWVVTDGGYLHGALAPGHRNLFEAPIATHNLMRAHGAAVQAYRAEGKNRIGLVVNLEPKVAASDSPADLDAVRRADAYMNRQYLDPVFFGTYPEELREVFGEAWPEFGAEDMALIRQPIDWLGINYYTRGVTRDDPAALPVRAGYVKQPEHTYTETGWEVHSPALTDVLTWVRDRYGSLPMYITENGAAFYDPPKTVNGRIDDPLRVAYYRDHLRAAREAIQAGVDLRGYFAWSLMDNYEWSLGYTKRFGIVHVDYETQERTPKASARFYSTVIRSNGAVLYEDEPGEP